In Arthrobacter citreus, a single genomic region encodes these proteins:
- a CDS encoding 8-oxo-dGTP diphosphatase — translation MQRVTHCVLLNENNILLLQKPRRNWWVAPGGKMEPGENIREAVVREYREETGVYLKNPKLKGVFTIIIEEDAKVVNEWMMFSFLATEYDGQNQDECEEGILRWHAIDEVKKLPMAEGDYHIIDYLLQGTEILHGTFVYTPDFELLRYRLNPS, via the coding sequence ATGCAAAGAGTTACACATTGTGTTTTGTTAAATGAAAATAATATCCTCTTGCTACAAAAACCTAGAAGAAACTGGTGGGTTGCACCCGGCGGCAAGATGGAGCCAGGTGAAAATATTAGAGAAGCAGTTGTACGAGAATATCGTGAAGAAACAGGTGTTTACTTAAAAAACCCAAAATTAAAAGGTGTTTTTACAATTATTATAGAAGAAGATGCTAAGGTAGTGAATGAGTGGATGATGTTCTCATTTTTAGCTACCGAGTATGATGGTCAAAATCAAGATGAATGTGAAGAAGGCATTCTTCGCTGGCATGCAATAGATGAAGTGAAGAAACTTCCTATGGCTGAAGGTGATTATCACATTATTGATTATTTACTTCAAGGTACAGAAATCTTGCATGGTACCTTTGTATATACGCCAGATTTTGAATTATTAAGATATCGATTAAATCCTAGTTAA
- the rapZ gene encoding RNase adapter RapZ yields the protein MPAKSHVKMVIITGMSGAGKTVVVQALEDIGYFCVDNLPPALLPKFVELLKDPDHNTTDKVALVMDLRGREFFDQLGNSLDQLMSTPSIIPQILFLDATNAALVTRYKETRRSHPLSPTGSPLKGIEMERTLLADVKGRAQLIYDTSDLKPKILREKIIKQFRENEQEGFSVNIQSFGFKYGIPIDADLVFDVRFLPNPFYIESMRPLTGLDEEVSSYVLKFNETTEFMLKLIDLISFMLPQYKREGKRQLIIAIGCTGGQHRSVTLAEYLANYYKDQYDTNISHRDVEKRSHK from the coding sequence ATGCCTGCAAAATCACATGTGAAAATGGTTATAATAACTGGAATGTCAGGTGCTGGAAAGACTGTTGTTGTTCAAGCGTTAGAAGATATCGGTTATTTCTGTGTTGACAATCTTCCTCCGGCTTTACTTCCAAAATTTGTAGAGCTATTAAAGGACCCAGATCATAATACAACGGATAAAGTTGCTCTAGTAATGGATTTACGAGGAAGAGAATTCTTTGATCAATTAGGGAATTCGTTAGATCAATTAATGTCTACTCCTTCGATCATCCCTCAAATATTATTTTTAGATGCAACGAATGCTGCTCTTGTTACTCGCTATAAAGAAACGCGTCGTTCACATCCACTTTCTCCAACTGGTTCTCCGTTAAAAGGAATTGAGATGGAGCGCACACTTTTAGCGGATGTAAAAGGACGTGCACAATTAATTTATGATACTTCAGATTTAAAACCTAAAATACTAAGAGAAAAAATAATAAAACAGTTTAGAGAAAATGAGCAAGAAGGTTTTTCAGTAAATATTCAGTCATTCGGTTTTAAGTATGGCATACCGATTGATGCGGATTTAGTATTTGATGTACGCTTTTTACCAAACCCATTTTATATTGAATCAATGCGTCCACTAACAGGTTTAGATGAAGAGGTCTCCTCTTATGTACTTAAATTTAATGAGACAACTGAGTTCATGCTGAAATTAATTGATTTAATTAGTTTTATGTTACCTCAATACAAAAGAGAAGGTAAACGTCAGTTAATAATTGCGATTGGATGTACAGGTGGACAGCATCGCTCTGTTACTCTAGCGGAGTATTTAGCTAACTACTATAAGGACCAATATGATACGAATATTAGCCATCGAGATGTTGAAAAAAGGAGCCATAAGTAA
- the whiA gene encoding DNA-binding protein WhiA, whose product MSFASETKKELTTIEIKDCCSKSELSSLIRMNGSLSFANRQFIVDVVTENAAIARRIYVLIKRVYDVDVELLVRKKMRLKKNNVYIVRIKEEAKHILNDLYITGEGFTFTNEIAKELIEKKCCKRSYLRGAFLAGGSVNNPETSSYHLEIFSLYKEHTEEICSLMNEFGLNAKTLERRKGYITYLKEAEKITEFLNIAGAHSALLRFEDIRIVRDMRNSVNRLVNCETANLNKTISAAFRQIENIRYIQSSVGLDILPPKLREIAELRVAYEDVTLKELGEMVSSGAISKSGINHRLRKIDEIADKLRAGEPIKIK is encoded by the coding sequence ATGTCCTTTGCATCAGAAACGAAAAAAGAGTTAACAACAATAGAAATTAAAGATTGTTGTTCAAAATCGGAACTGTCTTCTTTAATTCGTATGAACGGTTCATTATCATTTGCAAATCGCCAATTTATTGTAGATGTAGTTACTGAAAATGCAGCTATTGCTAGAAGAATATATGTATTAATTAAACGTGTTTATGATGTGGACGTTGAATTACTCGTTCGTAAAAAAATGCGTCTTAAAAAGAACAATGTCTATATTGTTCGAATAAAAGAAGAAGCTAAGCATATTTTAAATGATCTTTATATAACAGGAGAAGGGTTTACTTTTACGAATGAAATAGCAAAAGAACTAATTGAAAAGAAGTGTTGCAAACGCTCCTACTTAAGAGGTGCTTTTCTAGCTGGTGGTTCAGTGAATAATCCAGAAACATCTTCATATCACTTAGAAATTTTTTCGCTTTATAAAGAGCATACAGAAGAAATTTGCAGTCTAATGAATGAATTCGGGTTAAATGCGAAGACATTAGAGAGACGAAAAGGCTATATCACTTATTTAAAGGAAGCAGAAAAAATCACTGAGTTTTTAAACATTGCTGGTGCTCATTCAGCCTTATTAAGGTTTGAAGATATCCGTATTGTAAGAGATATGAGAAACAGTGTTAATCGTCTAGTAAATTGTGAAACTGCGAACTTAAATAAAACAATTAGCGCAGCCTTCAGACAAATTGAAAATATTCGTTATATCCAAAGCTCCGTCGGATTAGATATATTACCGCCAAAGCTCCGTGAAATTGCTGAGCTTAGAGTAGCGTATGAGGATGTAACATTAAAAGAATTAGGAGAAATGGTTTCTAGCGGTGCAATTAGCAAATCCGGAATTAATCATCGTTTACGTAAAATTGATGAAATTGCAGATAAGCTAAGAGCAGGGGAACCAATAAAAATAAAATAA
- a CDS encoding PTS lactose/cellobiose transporter subunit IIA: MPTDTNNEQIAFQLILHSGNAKSLLMEAMYKAREGEFEEARKKVSEAHAELRLAHHSQTSLIQSEAGGQHYQINILLVHAQDHLMNTLTTRDLVEEIIYLHEKIS; this comes from the coding sequence ATGCCTACCGACACAAACAATGAACAAATTGCATTTCAGCTTATACTACATTCAGGTAATGCTAAAAGTTTATTAATGGAAGCGATGTATAAAGCTCGAGAGGGGGAGTTTGAGGAAGCTCGTAAGAAAGTAAGCGAAGCGCATGCAGAACTTAGGCTAGCTCATCATTCCCAAACTTCACTTATACAAAGTGAAGCGGGCGGGCAACACTATCAAATTAATATTCTTTTAGTGCATGCACAAGATCATTTAATGAACACTCTTACAACAAGGGACTTAGTGGAAGAGATTATATACTTGCATGAGAAAATTTCATAA
- a CDS encoding YvcK family protein: protein MVSQRSKIVIIGGGTGLSVLVRGLKKHPVDITAIVTVADDGGSSGRLRDELKIPPPGDVRNVLAALSDVEPMLEELFQHRFATSGDLSGHSLGNLMLSAMTAITGDFYRAIIEMRRVLNVRGKVIPAANQSVVLKAELEDGTIVSGESKIPYSGKKIKRVFLAPSNVEPLKEAIDEIERADLIVIGPGSLYTSILPNLLVTKIGKAVVASKAKKVYVCNVMTQAGETLHYTASDHVKALYEHLDSSFIDTIIVNEGTMPKNILELYKEEHAQQVKPDLNELNALKLEVVHKSIVKYDDNVIRHDTVKLAEILCDLIPTKIKE, encoded by the coding sequence ATGGTTAGCCAACGTTCGAAAATAGTAATAATTGGAGGCGGAACGGGTTTATCTGTTTTAGTTCGTGGGTTGAAAAAACATCCCGTTGATATTACCGCAATTGTAACTGTCGCAGATGACGGTGGAAGTTCTGGACGATTACGTGATGAATTAAAAATTCCACCCCCTGGTGATGTAAGAAATGTATTGGCCGCATTATCTGATGTGGAACCGATGTTGGAAGAATTATTCCAACATCGATTTGCTACATCTGGAGACCTTTCTGGACACTCACTTGGGAATTTAATGTTAAGTGCAATGACTGCCATTACAGGCGATTTTTATCGTGCAATCATTGAAATGAGAAGAGTATTAAATGTAAGAGGGAAAGTTATTCCAGCTGCTAACCAAAGTGTTGTATTAAAAGCGGAACTAGAAGATGGCACAATTGTTTCGGGTGAATCTAAAATCCCGTATTCAGGTAAAAAAATTAAGAGAGTATTTTTAGCTCCAAGTAATGTTGAACCTTTAAAAGAAGCAATTGATGAAATAGAACGAGCAGATTTAATTGTAATTGGACCAGGTAGCTTATACACGAGTATTCTACCAAATCTATTAGTTACTAAAATTGGGAAGGCAGTTGTAGCCTCAAAAGCTAAAAAAGTATATGTATGTAATGTTATGACTCAAGCTGGTGAGACATTGCATTATACGGCTAGTGATCACGTAAAAGCTTTGTATGAACACTTAGACTCAAGCTTTATCGATACGATTATCGTAAATGAAGGTACAATGCCAAAGAACATTTTAGAACTTTATAAAGAAGAACATGCTCAACAAGTAAAACCGGATTTGAATGAGCTAAATGCTTTAAAACTAGAAGTCGTTCATAAGTCAATCGTTAAATATGATGATAATGTAATCAGACATGATACTGTAAAGTTAGCAGAAATTTTATGTGACCTTATCCCGACTAAAATAAAAGAATAA
- a CDS encoding pullulanase: MLTIAEYTVEEIKDPFGIIEGDRYEFILYIDVPEDDELYNEKGIYIKVLFGVNGAQSRLIKYDLFEAESNSYLDFDLEEDEEKEVFEFCKAHLTVEE; this comes from the coding sequence GTGTTAACTATTGCAGAATACACTGTAGAAGAAATAAAAGATCCATTTGGCATTATTGAAGGGGATCGATATGAGTTTATTCTTTATATCGATGTACCAGAGGATGATGAATTATATAATGAAAAAGGGATATACATAAAAGTACTTTTTGGAGTAAATGGTGCCCAGTCTAGATTAATTAAATACGATTTGTTCGAGGCTGAATCAAATAGTTATTTAGATTTTGATTTAGAAGAAGATGAAGAAAAAGAAGTATTCGAATTTTGTAAAGCTCATTTGACAGTTGAAGAATAA
- the clpP gene encoding ATP-dependent Clp endopeptidase proteolytic subunit ClpP, which produces MNLIPTVIEQTSRGERAYDIYSRLLKDRIIMLGSAIDDNVANSIVSQLLFLAAEDPDKDISLYINSPGGSITAGMAIYDTMNFIKPQVSTICIGMAASMGAFLLSAGEKGKRYALPNAEVMIHQPLGGAQGQATEIEIAAKRILFLRDKLNKILADRTGQPLDTIERDTERDNFMTADRALEYGLIDKVISNTAAIK; this is translated from the coding sequence ATGAATTTAATCCCTACAGTTATTGAACAAACAAGTCGTGGTGAGCGTGCGTATGATATTTACTCTCGTCTTTTAAAAGACCGCATCATCATGTTAGGTAGTGCAATCGATGATAACGTAGCTAACTCGATCGTGTCACAACTTTTATTTTTAGCAGCAGAAGATCCAGATAAGGATATTTCATTATACATTAATAGCCCAGGAGGAAGTATTACTGCTGGTATGGCTATTTATGATACGATGAATTTCATTAAGCCTCAAGTATCTACAATTTGTATTGGTATGGCTGCTTCAATGGGTGCTTTCTTATTATCTGCTGGGGAAAAAGGTAAGAGATATGCTCTTCCGAATGCAGAAGTTATGATTCACCAACCATTAGGTGGTGCTCAAGGTCAAGCTACTGAAATCGAAATTGCAGCTAAACGTATCTTGTTCTTACGCGATAAATTAAACAAAATTCTTGCTGATCGCACTGGTCAACCATTAGATACGATTGAGCGTGATACTGAGCGTGATAACTTTATGACTGCAGACCGTGCTTTAGAATACGGATTAATTGATAAAGTAATTTCTAATACTGCAGCTATTAAATAA
- a CDS encoding HPr family phosphocarrier protein, producing MIEKKGRVLLETGIQARPAAQFVQVATRFRSEVLLAYKGKQVNVKSIMGVMSLAVPHGEEIVITVTGDDEVEAMEAVMDFIGEEI from the coding sequence ATGATTGAGAAAAAAGGGAGAGTACTATTAGAAACTGGAATACAGGCTCGTCCAGCGGCACAATTTGTTCAAGTCGCTACAAGATTTCGTTCAGAAGTATTACTAGCATATAAAGGTAAACAAGTGAACGTAAAAAGTATTATGGGCGTTATGAGTCTTGCTGTACCACATGGAGAAGAAATAGTAATTACTGTTACTGGTGACGATGAAGTTGAAGCAATGGAAGCAGTAATGGACTTTATTGGAGAAGAAATTTAA
- a CDS encoding PTS sugar transporter subunit IIC, which yields MINFVERYIMPAAAKFGNQRHLLAIRDALIGMIAITMVGSFAVLFNNLGGAIKGYDKMMEALFGLNWKTLGGDIWWGTFAFMTVFAVVGIAYKLARSYGDEGFEAMLVALASYFVLVPQTLNAVTVTLENGKTATGSVWGLVNSTYTNSTALFTGIIVAIIATEIFVRLSKVKKLVIKLPDGVPPAVSKAFAKLLPGMLTILVIAIVGLLFRLYLSDGVYFNDWLSSVLVKPLTNAADSLPFAIGIAFFIHFFWMLGLHGPNILGGITTPLFTALGNENIDLAAKGVTKWSEYNVMAGQFFDAFVFLGGSGATIGLIISMILINRKRNKQMIALGGAPGLFQINEPVLFGLPIVLNPMWLIPFIGTPIILTVISYLAISFEWVHPVTTSIPWVTPPILGGWLITGGHWTGAALAAFNLIVSVVIYLPFVALQGRMEAKKMREAANNQSAAM from the coding sequence ATGATAAATTTTGTAGAAAGATATATAATGCCAGCTGCAGCAAAGTTCGGTAACCAACGTCATTTGTTAGCAATACGTGATGCGTTAATCGGTATGATTGCCATTACAATGGTAGGTTCGTTTGCAGTTTTATTTAATAATCTAGGCGGAGCGATAAAAGGCTACGACAAGATGATGGAAGCACTCTTTGGACTAAATTGGAAGACACTAGGTGGAGACATTTGGTGGGGAACATTCGCATTTATGACAGTTTTTGCAGTTGTAGGGATTGCATATAAATTGGCTCGCTCATATGGTGATGAGGGATTCGAAGCAATGCTTGTAGCATTAGCATCATATTTTGTGCTAGTGCCACAAACTTTAAATGCTGTGACAGTTACATTAGAAAATGGAAAAACAGCTACAGGTAGTGTTTGGGGATTAGTAAACTCAACATATACTAATTCAACTGCACTATTTACTGGAATAATCGTCGCGATTATCGCAACAGAAATTTTTGTCCGCTTATCTAAAGTGAAAAAATTAGTAATTAAATTACCTGATGGTGTGCCACCAGCAGTTTCTAAAGCATTTGCGAAACTGTTACCAGGTATGCTAACAATTTTGGTAATCGCAATTGTTGGTTTGTTATTCAGATTATATTTATCTGATGGAGTATATTTTAATGATTGGTTAAGCTCAGTGCTTGTTAAGCCATTAACAAATGCTGCTGACTCATTACCATTTGCAATTGGTATCGCATTCTTTATTCATTTCTTCTGGATGCTTGGCCTACATGGACCAAATATTTTAGGTGGAATTACAACACCATTATTTACAGCTTTAGGGAATGAAAATATTGATTTAGCAGCAAAAGGTGTTACTAAGTGGAGTGAATACAATGTAATGGCTGGTCAATTCTTTGATGCATTTGTTTTCTTAGGTGGATCAGGTGCTACGATAGGGTTAATCATTTCAATGATCTTAATTAATAGAAAACGTAATAAACAAATGATTGCATTAGGAGGAGCACCAGGTTTATTCCAAATTAATGAACCAGTTCTTTTCGGATTGCCAATCGTATTAAATCCAATGTGGTTAATTCCATTTATAGGTACACCAATTATTTTAACAGTTATATCATATTTAGCGATTTCTTTTGAGTGGGTACATCCTGTAACGACAAGTATTCCTTGGGTAACTCCACCAATTCTAGGTGGTTGGTTAATTACAGGTGGACATTGGACAGGTGCAGCTTTAGCCGCATTTAACTTAATTGTTTCAGTGGTCATCTATTTACCGTTTGTTGCACTTCAAGGACGAATGGAAGCTAAAAAAATGAGAGAAGCAGCAAATAATCAAAGTGCTGCTATGTAA
- the ascB gene encoding 6-phospho-beta-glucosidase — MNKLHSAFPTNFLWGGAIAANQAEGAYLEGGKGLTTVDLLPTGKERFSFMLGNIDSLTLKEGVYYPSHEAIDFYHRYKDDIALFAEMGFKCLRLSIAWARIFPNGDEELPNEEGLQFYDDVFDELLKYNIEPVVTTCHFDVPVHLVEKYGSWKNREMINFYERYTRTIFERYKNKVKYWMTFNEINMLLHAPFIGAGIILKEGEDKDQVLYQAAHHQLVASALAVKACHEIIPNSQIGCMLAAGATFPYTCHPNDVWNSMEKDRESYFFIDVQSRGEYPGYAKRYFRENDLHIVMEKDDEELLKNNTVDYIGFSYYASRCASTDPEVLSQLTEGNIFASIKNPYLKASEWGWQIDPKGLRITCNQLYDRYQKPLFIVENGLGAIDVIEDNDTINDDYRINYLNSHFKEMSEAIQDGVEIIGYTSWGPIDLVSAGTGEMKKRYGYIYVDKDNEGKGTLKRLKKKSFYWYQQVIKTNGENL, encoded by the coding sequence TTGAATAAATTACATTCCGCATTTCCAACAAATTTTCTTTGGGGTGGTGCAATTGCAGCAAACCAAGCAGAGGGTGCTTACTTAGAAGGTGGTAAAGGGTTAACAACTGTAGATTTATTACCGACTGGTAAAGAACGATTTTCGTTTATGTTAGGGAATATAGACTCTTTAACATTAAAAGAAGGAGTTTACTATCCTTCACATGAAGCAATTGATTTCTACCATCGTTATAAAGATGATATTGCACTGTTTGCTGAAATGGGATTTAAATGTTTAAGGTTATCAATTGCATGGGCAAGGATTTTTCCTAACGGAGATGAAGAATTACCAAATGAAGAGGGTCTCCAATTCTATGATGATGTTTTTGATGAGTTATTAAAATATAATATTGAACCAGTTGTCACGACTTGCCATTTTGATGTGCCAGTCCATTTAGTAGAGAAATACGGTAGTTGGAAAAATAGAGAAATGATCAACTTTTATGAGAGGTATACAAGAACAATCTTTGAAAGATATAAAAACAAAGTTAAGTATTGGATGACATTTAATGAAATAAACATGCTATTACATGCACCTTTTATTGGAGCAGGTATTATTCTTAAAGAAGGTGAGGATAAAGACCAAGTTCTTTACCAAGCGGCACATCATCAACTTGTAGCTAGTGCTTTAGCTGTAAAAGCATGTCATGAAATTATTCCAAATAGCCAAATTGGCTGTATGCTAGCGGCGGGTGCAACATTTCCATATACTTGTCATCCAAACGATGTATGGAACTCAATGGAAAAAGACCGAGAATCCTATTTTTTCATTGATGTTCAATCAAGAGGGGAATACCCTGGGTATGCTAAACGATATTTCAGAGAAAATGATTTACATATAGTAATGGAAAAAGATGATGAAGAGCTATTAAAAAATAACACAGTGGACTATATCGGTTTCAGTTATTATGCAAGTCGTTGCGCTAGTACTGACCCGGAAGTATTAAGTCAATTAACTGAAGGAAATATCTTTGCCTCTATAAAAAATCCATACTTAAAAGCCTCAGAGTGGGGATGGCAAATCGATCCTAAAGGATTACGAATAACATGTAATCAATTATACGACCGTTACCAAAAACCATTATTTATTGTGGAAAATGGCCTAGGAGCAATTGATGTAATTGAAGACAACGACACAATTAATGATGACTACCGAATCAATTATTTAAACTCACATTTTAAAGAAATGTCCGAAGCGATCCAAGACGGTGTCGAAATCATTGGCTACACAAGCTGGGGACCAATTGATCTTGTAAGTGCAGGAACCGGTGAAATGAAAAAACGCTACGGATATATATACGTAGACAAAGACAACGAAGGAAAAGGTACATTAAAAAGACTCAAGAAAAAAAGCTTTTACTGGTACCAACAAGTCATCAAAACAAACGGTGAAAACCTATAA
- a CDS encoding PTS sugar transporter subunit IIB, with amino-acid sequence MNILLVCSAGMSTSLLVTKMEQAAKAKGIQANIWAVAGDEAKENLAKADVLLLGPQVRYLASEMKKLAEPKGIPVDTINPVHYGLMNGEAVLEMALNLKK; translated from the coding sequence ATGAATATTCTATTAGTATGTTCAGCAGGTATGTCAACTAGTCTACTGGTCACAAAGATGGAACAAGCAGCAAAGGCAAAAGGTATTCAGGCCAACATATGGGCCGTTGCTGGTGATGAAGCGAAAGAAAATTTAGCTAAAGCGGATGTATTACTACTTGGACCACAGGTTCGTTATCTTGCCTCAGAGATGAAGAAGCTGGCTGAACCTAAGGGGATTCCAGTAGATACTATTAATCCGGTACATTATGGATTGATGAATGGTGAAGCTGTGTTAGAAATGGCTTTAAATTTGAAAAAATAA
- a CDS encoding PTS sugar transporter subunit IIB has translation MNILLACSAGMSTSLLVTKMEDAAKAKGIEAKIWAVSGDAAKENLDKADVLLLGPQVRYLASEMKKVAEPKGIPVDVINPVHYGLMNGEAVLELALSLKK, from the coding sequence ATGAATATTTTATTAGCTTGTTCAGCAGGAATGTCTACTAGTTTACTAGTAACTAAAATGGAGGATGCAGCAAAAGCAAAAGGAATTGAGGCGAAAATTTGGGCAGTATCAGGTGATGCTGCAAAAGAAAATTTAGATAAAGCTGATGTTCTTTTATTAGGGCCACAAGTACGATATTTAGCTTCAGAGATGAAAAAAGTTGCAGAGCCAAAAGGAATCCCAGTTGATGTGATCAATCCAGTACATTATGGACTGATGAACGGTGAAGCTGTTTTAGAATTAGCTCTTAGCTTAAAAAAATAG
- the trxB gene encoding thioredoxin-disulfide reductase: MEEKIYDVIIIGAGPAGMTAAVYTSRANLSTLMMERGIPGGQMANTEEIENYPGFDSILGPDLSNKMFDHAKKFGAEYAYGDIKEIIDGKEYKTIVAGKKEYKTRAVIITTGAEYKKIGVPGEQELGGRGVSYCAVCDGAFFKDKELVVVGGGDSAVEEGVYLTRYASKVTIVHRREQLRAQKILQDRAFANEKISFVWNSTIKEINGTDGKVSSVTLVDTQNGEESEFKTDGVFIYIGMLPLTKPFLSLGITNENGYIETNDVMETKVAGIFAAGDVREKTLRQVVTATGDGSIAAQAVQHYIEELMEELAKTK, from the coding sequence ATGGAAGAAAAAATTTATGATGTTATAATCATTGGAGCTGGTCCTGCAGGGATGACTGCAGCTGTATATACATCTCGTGCTAATCTTTCTACATTAATGATGGAACGTGGTATTCCTGGTGGACAGATGGCAAATACTGAAGAAATTGAAAATTATCCAGGGTTTGATAGTATTTTAGGTCCTGATTTATCAAATAAAATGTTTGACCACGCGAAAAAATTTGGTGCTGAATATGCTTATGGCGACATAAAAGAAATTATCGACGGCAAAGAATACAAAACGATCGTTGCTGGTAAAAAAGAATACAAAACACGTGCAGTTATTATTACTACTGGTGCAGAGTACAAGAAAATTGGCGTTCCAGGTGAACAAGAGCTAGGCGGACGCGGTGTGTCTTACTGTGCTGTTTGTGATGGAGCATTCTTTAAAGATAAAGAATTAGTTGTCGTTGGTGGAGGAGACTCAGCGGTTGAAGAAGGCGTATATTTAACTCGCTACGCTTCTAAAGTTACAATCGTACACCGCCGAGAACAATTACGTGCTCAAAAAATTCTTCAAGACCGTGCATTTGCAAATGAAAAAATTTCATTCGTTTGGAATTCAACAATCAAGGAGATTAACGGAACTGACGGTAAAGTTAGTAGCGTAACGCTTGTTGATACTCAAAATGGAGAAGAATCTGAATTTAAAACAGATGGAGTATTTATTTATATCGGAATGCTTCCATTAACAAAACCATTCTTAAGCTTAGGTATTACAAATGAAAATGGATATATCGAAACAAATGATGTAATGGAAACAAAAGTAGCAGGAATCTTTGCTGCAGGTGATGTTCGTGAAAAAACATTACGTCAAGTTGTAACAGCTACAGGAGACGGAAGTATTGCTGCTCAAGCAGTACAACATTATATTGAAGAATTAATGGAAGAGTTAGCTAAAACGAAGTAA
- a CDS encoding PTS sugar transporter subunit IIC, with protein sequence MMRFAEKYIMPAAAKFGNQRHLLAIRDALIGMIAITMIGAFATLINNLGGAIHGYDHMMETVFGANWKTLGGDIWWGTFAFMTVFAVVGIAYKLARSYGDEGFEAMLVALACYFVLVPQSLAAVSVTLDGGKTATGGTWGFISWNSLNSTALFTGIIVAIVATEIFVRLARVKQLVIKLPDGVPPAVSKAFAKLLPGMLTIFIVALVGLLFRLYISDGVFFNDWLNSVLVKPLTDAADSLGFAVAIAFFVHFFWALGLHGPNILGGITTPLLTSLGNHNIDLYAKGVTDLDKYSILAGPFLDAFVYMGGSGTTIGLIIAMFIVNRRRHKQMIALGTPPGLFNINEPIIFGLPIVLNPVWLVPFILTPIVLTIISYLAVQSHIVFPVVSTIPWVTPPVIGGYLATGGHWSGAVLSLVNAVISVIIYLPFVVVAERMEAKRSTETSSSNSLNV encoded by the coding sequence ATGATGCGTTTTGCTGAAAAGTATATAATGCCTGCAGCAGCGAAGTTTGGAAATCAACGTCATTTGCTAGCTATCCGTGATGCGTTAATTGGTATGATTGCAATTACGATGATTGGAGCATTTGCGACTTTAATTAATAACTTAGGTGGAGCAATCCACGGCTACGACCACATGATGGAAACTGTCTTCGGTGCTAACTGGAAAACATTAGGCGGCGATATTTGGTGGGGAACTTTTGCATTTATGACCGTGTTTGCAGTTGTAGGGATTGCCTATAAATTAGCACGTTCTTATGGCGATGAAGGTTTTGAAGCTATGCTTGTTGCACTAGCATGTTATTTTGTACTTGTTCCACAATCATTAGCTGCAGTATCTGTTACGTTAGATGGAGGCAAAACAGCTACAGGTGGTACTTGGGGATTCATTAGCTGGAATTCATTAAACTCAACAGCTTTATTTACAGGTATTATCGTAGCGATTGTTGCAACTGAAATTTTTGTACGATTAGCTAGAGTAAAGCAATTAGTTATTAAATTACCTGATGGTGTTCCACCGGCAGTATCGAAAGCGTTTGCAAAACTATTACCAGGTATGCTAACAATCTTCATTGTAGCTTTAGTTGGTTTATTATTTAGATTATATATTTCGGACGGAGTATTCTTTAATGATTGGTTAAACTCAGTTCTTGTAAAACCATTAACTGATGCAGCTGATTCATTAGGATTTGCAGTTGCTATTGCATTCTTTGTTCATTTCTTCTGGGCACTAGGACTACATGGTCCAAATATTTTAGGTGGTATTACGACACCATTATTAACAAGTTTAGGAAATCATAATATTGACTTATACGCAAAAGGAGTTACTGATTTAGATAAGTACTCAATTTTAGCAGGTCCATTCTTAGATGCATTCGTGTATATGGGTGGGTCAGGAACAACAATTGGTTTAATTATAGCGATGTTTATCGTTAACCGTAGACGTCATAAACAGATGATTGCTTTAGGTACACCTCCTGGATTATTTAATATTAATGAACCAATCATTTTCGGTTTACCAATTGTATTAAATCCAGTATGGTTAGTACCATTTATCCTTACTCCAATTGTATTAACAATTATTTCTTATTTAGCTGTTCAATCGCATATCGTATTCCCAGTTGTTTCAACTATTCCATGGGTAACTCCACCGGTTATTGGAGGATATTTAGCAACGGGTGGTCATTGGAGCGGAGCAGTTTTATCATTAGTTAACGCAGTAATCTCTGTTATTATTTACTTACCATTCGTAGTAGTTGCAGAAAGAATGGAAGCTAAAAGATCAACAGAAACTTCGAGCAGTAACTCATTAAATGTTTAA